In Kaistella sp. 97-N-M2, the sequence CGGGCGAAAAACCGCTCCTCGAAAAAGTAACCTCCATGATCAACGAAGAAGGAAAAGGTGCGTTGATTTTTATAAACAATGTATCGAACTCCGAAAATACGATGCGCAAACTGCAGCAGTTTTTGGATTTTCAGGACGGGCAGGAACAACGCCCGACTTTGGCTTCCAACTTCCACGATTATGGCATTGGAACGCAGATTTTAAAGAATTTAGGCATTAATAAATTCCGTGTTATTACGCAGAACGTGAATCAAAAACCTTTGGTTGGCGGTTACGATGTTGAGGTAACGGAAATGGTTGCCCTCTAGAAAAAGGCCCGCGCAAAAGCAAAAAATCCCGGTTCAATTACTGAACCGGGATTTTTTATGGATGGAAACTATTCCGTTTTTTTTCTGTTTTGAAACTTTTTAATCAGCGTATAAAAGACTAAAAATCCAAAAACGAAGATCGAAAAACGCGACAACAAATCGCCGGCTTTCGTGTAAAACGTCATTTTATCATAAAGATTTACTTTTGCGAAAAGCGTTGTTTTATCGCCGTAAAAAGTATCGGCAACCACATCGCCCCGCGCATTGATGTGGCCGGAAATCCCGCTGTTCGCGGCTCTGGCAATTTCGCGACGCGTTTCGATCGCGCGCAGTCTTGCGTACGCCATGAGTTGCTGATGTCCCTGCGTAACGCCCCACCAGGAATCGTTCGTCATAATTCCTAAAAAGTTCGCGCCCTTTTTCACGTAGTCGGTCACGAATTCTCCGTAGATGCTTTCGTAGCAAATGATGGGTGCCATTTTGCCTTTGTTGAAAGGATTGCTGAAGGCTTTTCTTTCCGGATCTGTTGCAAGGGAAGCGGTGGTGCCACCCAAATCGATCATGGCATTTCCCAGCAAAGGTTTCAGAACGTTGATGTAGGGAAAGATCTCGACGCCCGGCACCAGTTTTCCTTTGTGATAAACTTCTACCTTTTGGTTTGGAATGATCTGAACCGCCGAATTGTAACTGTCTACATACATTCCCTGCGAGGTTTGGTAAGCAGTTTCCGATTTCTGATCCGCGTTCGGGTAAAAACGGTGGGAGGAAATTCCCGTGGCAAAGACCGATTTCGGATGTTTCGTTAAAAACGTTTTAACGCCATTGAGAAGCGTGCTTTGGTCAAAAGCCGTTTCGGAGATAGAGCCGTATCCTGGAAGCGAAGTTTCCGGACCGATGTAATAATCGATCTGGCCCTGTGAATTTTGTTCTGCCAACTGAAGAAGATCACTTAAGATCGTTAAGCTGTCTTTCGAATATTTCTCGGTGTACGGATTCAGTTCGGGTTGAAGCATTAAAACGTTGACGGAGCCAAGTGGTTTTTCGTCAAAATTTTGGTATTTCACCATCGAAATCAAGATGGGTATGACGATGAAAATGGTTAAAACGGAGGAATTGATAATGAGCGATCTGCGTTTTCTGCCGGCCTCCCAAATCCGCCATGTATAAAAAGCATAGACGTTGATGACCAGAATCCAAAAACTTCCGCCCGTGGCGCCTAAAGTATCGTACCATTGGATGATTTTGGGATAATCGGCGAAGACATTTCCCAGGTTCAGCCAGGGCCAGGTAAGTTCCCAGCTGAGGTGTATTTTTTCAAAAACCATCCAGATCGCGACGAAAAAGACGAGACCGAAATACGTTCCCTGCGCTTTTTTATAAAGATGATAGCATTGAAAAATAATTGAGTAGAACAACGAATTCAGCAAAACGGGTATTACCACGGCCATGAGCGAGTGCGTGCCGTCGGGATTTTTGGCACCGTAGAGCCAGCCGGTCGTTACGATATTCCAGATGATGAAACACAGATAAGTGAGACCGAAAATGGCGCGGCTTTTATTTTTTATTTTGGAAAATTTGGTAATTTCGTGCTCCATCATCAGAAGCGGAACAAGTGCAAAAAAGATAAAGAAGGGAACGCCGTAGGTCGGCCAGGAAATGCTTAGAAGCAGTGCGGATATTAAAGAGAGAAGCAGATATTTCATAAGTTTAAAGGAGACTTAACGGATTTTTGTCGGGAAGAACTTAAAATGACAGGGCACGCAAATTTAACCAAAATATCTTTGTTGAATTTTATAAAAAGTCGAATTTATTTTGTGTGGATTTCTTTCGCCATTTCTATGCTTACGCCGTCCATTTCGCCGCGCATGGGTGGATTGGTTTTGGTGAGTTTTATTTTGATAAAGGTAATCTGTGGAAAAGAGACTTGGAGCTTTTTGAAAATTCTGCCGATAATGTGCTCCAGCAATTGGGAAGGAATGGACATTTCCGCGTGGAGAATATCGTTGACCGCAGCGTAATTTATGGTATCCTGGAGATCGTCGGTTTCGGTGGCTTTCCAGAGGTCGGCGTGGACTTCTACATTCAGAATAAAGGTGGTTCCGATGATTTTTTCTTCGGGAAGAACGCCGTGGAAAGCGTAGATTTTGAGGTTTTCGAGGATTATTTTGGAGGTCATTTATTAATTTAATTATTAAAAATCACAGGTTCAATATTCACTATCAAGTAAAAGATTTGTGCAATATTTAAATTATTTTGTTTTGTAAACTCTTGTAATTGACCAATTGTTACATGTCCAATATTTCTTAAAAATTTTTCACCGTAAAATATATATGACATTTCTCCAAGAGACAATATAAAAATCTCATTTTTTCTATTAAGTGTAACTAAATTCATTGTCTCCTTAAGTGATTTTAAACTTAGAATCTGATTATGCAGTTTACCGATAATATCATTGACAATAATACTTCCACTTTCGTCCTTGAGTACAATATTCAAATGATCAATCCGAATCTGTGAAAGTTCCATTAAAAAATTTTCCGATGAAATATGTGGCATATTTTATAAAATTATTTAATCGTCGTACTCAGTTCCAGCATGGCTTCAATGGGTTTTAATGCTCTTAAACGCAAATCTTCGTCCATGAGGATTTCCGGCAGTTCGTATTTCATGCAGAGATAAAGTTTTTCGAGCGTATTCCGTTTCATGTAAAAACATTCGGAGCAGTTGCAGGATTCGTCGAAAACCAAGGCGGGGATGAGCTTTTTGTGCGGTGCGCGTTTTCGCATTTCGTGCAGAATTCCTTCTTCGGTGGCAACGATAAATTCCTGGGCATCGTCTTTTTCCACATAATTTAAAAGGGCAGAGGTGGAGCCGACAAACGCCGCCAGATCCAGAACCGGCGTTTCACTTTCGGGATGGGCGATAAGTTTTGCGTGTGGATGATCGGCCAGCTGCTGCGCGATTCTTTCCATGGAAAAAGCTTCGTGAACGATACAGCTGCCGTCCCAAAGGATCATGTCGCGGCCCGTTTTTTTGGCTAGATATCGGCCCAGATTTTTATCGGGCGCAAAAATTATCGGACGGTCTTCGGGCAGCGATTTGATGATGGTTTCCGCGTTGGAGCTCGTCACAATAATATCGGATTCGGCCTTCGTTTCGGCGTTGCAGTTGATGTAGGTCGCGATTAAAGCGTTCGGGTATTGCGCGCGCATGGCACGTAGACCTTCGCCGCTGCAGCCGTCTGCGAGGGAGCAACCCGCCTGCGTGTCCGGGAGAACAACTTTTTTTCCGGGATTTAAAATTTTCGCGGCTTCGGCCATAAAGTGAACACCGCAAAAAGCGATCATATCGGCATTGGTATCTTTCGCGGCGCGCGCCAACTGGAGCGAGTCTCCTAAATAATCGGCAATATCCTGGATGGCCGGCGGCTGGTAATAGTGCGCCAAAATAACGGCATTTTTCTCTTTTTTAAGGTCTAAAATTGCCTTTACCAAATCGTCTCCCGTGGGAATAATGAGGTCGTCGATTTTCAGGAATCCTCTTACCGGCAGGTTGGTTTTTGCTTTATCTAAATTTTCGGTACTCATGTTAAAAATATTTAGGATTCGGATGTATAAATGTATAATTAAAATCCTGAATCAGATGATCGGAGGAAATAATTCGGTTTGAATTTTTCTGGGAAGAAATGCCCGCTCCGTCAGTTTCGATATTAAGAATTTCCCCAATAGAAGGATGTTCCGGTGCTACCACATTGTAAATTTCGTCTCTTCGTTCAGACTCCATCACCAGTTCGACAATGGGTAAAATGTCTTCGTAATGGATGTAGTTCGTTCGTTTATGTGGATTTTCGGGCGTTCTGTTTTTAAAGAAATTCCGGAGTGCGCGCTCGTCGCCCATCAAACCGCCAAAGCGTAAAATATTTGTTTGCGGATATTTTGTTTGAACTAAATTTTCGGCTGCCAAAATATCCGGACGGAGATTTTCCGTATCTTTTTCCGTGAAAGTTTGGTCTGCCGTAGGATAGATTCCGGTAGAACTGAAAAGGATGGTTTTCGGAAAAGATTTTTGAAATTTTTCGAAGCCGCTGCGCCAGCTTTCGCGTGAAATCGGCATGCTGAAAACAGCCACGTCAACCTCATTCAAAAAATCGAAATTTTGTGTCTTGCTGAAATCGAGGAGGTGAACTTCGTCTGCCACTTTTTGTAAAACGGGAATTTTTTCCGGTGTAGTGGTGGTCGCCAGGACAAAATGTTTCTTGTTTTTCAGATAAGCGGCCAGTCTTATTCCGACCCAGCCGCACCCAATGATGGCAATTTTCATGATTTTAAAAACTTTTTCAGCAGATCTTCCACATTTTTTTTTGCGACTTCCAGATCACTGTTAATCAAAATGACGTCGAATTCATTTTTAAAAGCCATTTCGTCGGCGGCTTTATGAACGCGGGTTTTTATAGTTTTCAGATCATCGGTCCCGCGCGAAATCAGGCGCAGCTCCAGTTCTGCCACCGAGGGCGGCATAATGAAAATGGAAAGTGCCTGATCGCCAAAATATTTTTTGAGGGAAATTCCACCTTTCACATCAACATCAAAAATAACCACTTTTCCGCTCGCCCAAATGCGCTCTACTTCGGATTTTAAGGTGCCGTAATATTTATCTTCGTACACTTCTTCAAATTCCACAAAAGCCTCTTCCGTAATTTTCTGGCGGAATTCGTCGGGCGAAACAAAATGATAGTCGATGCCATGCACTTCGCTGCCGCGCAAATCTCTCGTGGTACACGAAATGGAAAACTGCAGATCCGGAAATACGTCCAGACAGTGCTTAACCAAGGTTGTTTTTCCGCTTCCGGAAGGTGCCGAGAAAATGATAACTTTATTCATGAATAAGTATTGATTGTTGGTGAATGATGTATTATAGATCATTAATAAAAGCGTTTAGTGCTTCATCAATGTTACTAATCACGCCTCAATTATAAAACGTTCAGCGTCTGTTCCTTAATTTTTTCCAGATCATCTTTCATCATTACGACGAGTTTTTGGATTTCTGCGTGGTTGGCTTTGGAACCGAGCGTATTGATTTCCCGGCCGATTTCCTGCGAGATAAAACCGAGTTTTTTTCCGTTGAAATCTTCGTTTTTCGCGACTTCCTGATAATATTTAAGATGCTGCGTTAACCGTACTTTTTCTTCGGCAATATCTAATTTTTCCGTATAATAAGCCATCTCCTGGTAAAAACGTGTTTCATCGATCTGGTCAAACTCGTTCATGGATTTGCGGTAACGTTCCTTCACACCGTCCATCCGCACGTCTTCGTAAGGTTCCACCTGCGCGAGATAAGATTCGATCTTGCGGATGTTTCTCCCGAGTTCTTCCTGCAGGATTTCGCCTTCCGTTTCGCGGAAATTATTGAATTTCATGAGGGCTTCATTTAGAACTTCGATAAGAAAAACCCATTCGTTGTCATTAAGCTCGTCCGGGCGGGAAGAGATGGCTTCCGGCATTCGGATGGCCATTTTCAGATATTCGAAATCGGGGCCGTCGCCGGAGATTTTCCGGAGTTCTGCGATGTAGGCTTTCACGAGATCATGATTAATGGTCACATCGTTTGTGTCGTCTAAAGTTTCAACATTGATGTAACAGTCCACTTTTCCGCGCAGAATCCGGTCGTTCAGAATTTTTCGGATTTCGAATTCTTTTTCTTTATACCGCAAGGGCATCTTGATGTTGAGGTCGAAAGATTTGCTGTTGAGCGATTTCAGATCGATGGTAATTTTTTTACCGTCGAAGGTGCCTTCGCTTCTCCCGAAGCCGGTCATGGATAGAATCATGTATTTTCTTTAAGAGACAAAGGTAAATATTTCAAAACTTTTCGGCTGAAAAATTTCGGGCCAAAACTTTTCGGTGATTTTCCGAAAAGATAATTTTATATATTTGCACTTACAATAAAGATTTAGAAATATGCTTAAATCGCTTTTCCACTGGAAAGTCTTGGTCAATTTACTTTTGGCAGCTGCCATTTTCACAGGTCTGGTTTGGCTTACCTTTCGTTGGTTGGAGATGCACACGAATCACGGCAAAGAGATCGCTGTTCCGAATGTGATGAACAGATCTGTTCAGGATGCCATTAAAATCCTCGACGATTCCGGTTTGGAATATGAGGTGGACAGTTTTAAATATGATCCCAAATACCGTCCGTTTCAGGTTTTACAGATTTATCCCAGCCCGGGTTCCCGCGTAAAAGACGGCAGAACCATCATTATGAAGGTTAATCCAAGAACCTATGCGCAGGTTTCCGTTCCGGATATTTTAGACCGATACAAAGGTTTAGCATTTCGGCAACTGGAACAGGTGGGTTTAAAAGTGGGCGATACGATTTTTGAACCGAGTATTCAAAGAGACGCGGTAATTCGTATGATGTACAACGGTGCCACCCTGAAACCGGGTTCGCTTTTGCCGCGGTTTACCACAATCGATCTCGTGATTGGCGCAGGACCGAAGAGAAATATTTCCGTTCCCAATTTAGTAGGACTTACGGTTCAGGAAGCGAAAGCCATTATTGCACAAAATTTATTTGAAGTTGGCCTCGTGGAATACGAAGATAACAACAATGATGAATCCGATATCGTTTACTATCAGGATCCCGCGTCTTATGACGTCCGCGACCAGGGAATGCAGATCGATATCTGGGCGAGTAAGAAAACACCCGCCGAAATGGGTGGTAAAATCGCGCAGCTGAACTCCATTTACAGAATTAAAATCGATACGGTAGCGCCTTCCCAGAACTACTACGAAGATCCGATGTACAGAGCTCCGGAACGTCGTACGCAACCACAAGTGGAACGAGCGGTGCCCGTGACGCCACAGAGGGAAGCTCCAAAACCGGAAGTAAAAAGTACAGAAGCTCCAAAAACCGCAACCGATCAAAAAACCACTGTAACGACGCCGAAAACAACGACACCGAAAACAACCACACCAAAAGCGACAACGGCCCCAAAACCGGACGAAAAGCCGAAAGCCAAAAAGGTAATCGTTGAGTAGTTTTTTACGAATTATAAAATCTTAAAGCTTCAACGGTAATGTTGGAGCTTTATCTTTCACAGATAAAATGACAGACGAACACGAACAGTTTTCCGAAGAAGAAATACCGGATCAGGAATCGAACGAAGCGGAATCAGAAGGACTTTACGAGCATCTTTCCATTAAGGTCGATCGCGGACAGGAACCGCTTCGCATCGATAAATTTCTTTTTATTTTCCGTCAGAATTCTTCCCGAAACAAAATCTCTCAAACCTGCCGCGCCGGAAACGTGGTGGTGAATGGCGTGCCCGTAAAACAGAACTACCGCGTAAAACCCGGCGACGAAATTTCGGTGCTTTTAACGAAACCGCCGCGCGAAAACATCATCATTCCACAAGATATTTCTATAAACATCGTTTATGAGGATGACGACGTGGTGATTGTGGATAAAGCCGCGGGAATGGTGGTTCATCCAGGTCATGGGAATTATGACGGCACTTTGATCAACGCGCTGGCTTTTCATTTCGAAAAAAACGGTCAGAAATCGGATCTGGATCGTGTAGGCTTGGTTCATCGGATCGATAAAGATACATCGGGATTACTGGTGATTGCAAAAAACGAATATGCCTTAAGTTTCCTCGCGAAACAGTTTTTTGAGCGCAAAACCAAAAGACTGTACTGGGCTTTTGTGTGGGGCAATGTGGCAGAAGATGAAGGAACCATCACCGGAAATATCGGGCGGCACCTTAAAAACCGCATGCAGATGGCGGTTTTTGAAGACGGAAGTTTAGGAAAGCATGCTGTAACCCATTATAAAGTATTGGAGCGTTTCCGCTACATTACGTGGGTGGAATGCAAACTGGAGACGGGGAGAACGCATCAGATCCGCGCGCATTTTAAACATATCGGGCACACTTTGTTTAATGATGAGCGGTACGAAGGAAATCATATTTTAAAAGGCGTGAATATGCCGAAATACAAGCAGTTTGTAAAAAATGTCTTTGAAATTTTGCCGCGTCATGCCCTGCACGCGCATACTTTAGGGTTTATTCATCCGACAACGAAAGAGGAAATGTATTTTGAAAGTCCCATGCCGCAGGATATGGATGAAGCGGTGAAGAAATGGCGGAATTATCTGGAATCTTAATTACATAAAAACTTTTTTTATATTTGCTGAAATTGCACGCATCATTAATTATGAGAAAAATATATACGTTATTTTTCGTGGTGGTTTTCTTCGGAACCTACAAAAGCCAGGAAACACTGCCTTATTACCAACAGTATCTGCTGGAAGGCGATTTCCTATTTAATCCTGCCCTTTATGGCAAAACCGACGATGTGGTGCTGAATTTAAACTACCAAAAGCAGTTTTCGCAGTTCGATCAGTCGCCGAATGTGCAGTCCATCGGCATGCATGCCAATGTTTTCGACAGGGTAGGCGCAGGTTTAACTTTTTTCCGCGATCAGAACGGACCGATTTCCGCGAACGGCATTGGCGCGGGCGCCTCCTATTTTATTCCTCTCGATGATGACGGTGAACGAAAAAGCCAGTTTTCCTTTGGGACGAATGTGAATTTCTACAATTTGAGTATTGATCTGGGAGCGCTCAACCCGCAGGATCCGGGCGATCCAACGCTGTCTTCTGATGCCAATTCCTTATTTTTGGTCTATGCCAATTTGGGGATGGCGGTAACGTACCGTAATTTTTTCGCGGGCGTTTCCGTTAACGATATTGCTTTAACCAACGATATTCCCATCGTGAACGGCATTGAGCCGGAACCAACCAAATTTATCATCAACGCGGGTTATGATTATTATTTAAATGAACAGCTTTATGTAACGCCGTCGGTTTCGATGAATTTTAATACGAATTCCACGCGCATCACCGATTTAAATTTAATGGGAACCGCGGTGGGCGATCAAAATTCCTTTTCCGCGGGTGCCAGCATGCGAAGTTCCAAGAATCAGTTTGGCAGCCAGAATCTGGGTATTTCTCCCATCGTCAAAGCTACGGTGAACAACTTCTTTTTTGGTGCCACTTATAATTTCGGTCTGTCGGATATTCAGGAGTACGCCGGCAGCAGTTTTATGCTGAGCGTGGGGTATAATATTGAAAACTTTATCAATTCGAGAGGATTCAGATATTAAGGTTGCTTGGCGGTAATTGAAGATGATGAATGATTATCTTTGTCGCACACAATCCTAACCTAATGTTCCAACCGGCATTTTTTGCCTTTTTCCTGGCTCTTTTCCCATGATCTATCTCCACATTCCTTTCTGCAAACAAAAATGCAGCTACTGCAACTTCCATTTTTCTACGTCTTTAAACTATAAGGAAGATATGGTTGCGGCGATTAAAAAGGAAATTTTTCTGCGCAAAGACGAACTGGAAAGTCAAAATTTAAAATCCCTTTATTTCGGCGGAGGAACGCCTTCTATACTTAAGGTTAAGGAACTGCAATCCATTATTGATGAGGTTTTAAAATATTTTGCTTTTGAGGCGGACATCGAAATCACGCTCGAAGCAAATCCCGATGATTTGGATAAAAACTTTCTTATGGAGCTGTCAAAAACGCCATTTAACCGGCTGTCCATCGGAACGCAAAGTTTTTTTGAAGCAGATTTAAAATTGATGAACCGCGCCCACACTTCGAATGAAGCGGAAGATTCCATCAAGCGCGCACAGGATTTTGGCTTTGAAAATATCAGCATCGATTTAATTTACGGATCACCAACTTCCAGTTTCGACATCTGGAAAGAAAATTTAAATAAAACCATCGAACTGCAGGTGCCGCACATTTCTTCTTACGCGCTAACGGTTGAACCGAAAACCGCTTTGAATACGTGGATTTCGCAGGGCAAGATTGCAGCGCCAAAAGAGACCGAACAGCACGAAGAATTTTTTTACATGACGGAATTTCTGAAAGGTCAGGGTTTCGATCATTACGAAATTTCTAATTTTGGAAAGCCGAGTTTTCACTCCAAACATAACTCCGCGTACTGGAATTATGAAGCGTATCTGGGCATCGGTCCGTCTGCGCATTCTTACAACGGGCGCAACGAGCGGAGCTGGAATATCGCGAACAATCAATTGTACATCAATTCTTTAAATCAAAATAAACCCGCAAAGGAAACGGAAATTTTAACACAAAAAGATCAGTTCAATGAAATGCTGATGATTGGTTTGCGGACCACGTGGGGCGTAAATTTATCTTCATTAAAGGAGAAATTCAGCAGCGAATTGACCGAGTCTTTTCAAACGCAAATTCAACAAAAAATTGCGGATGGAATTCTGGTCATCGAAAATAATTATTTGAAAATTCCGGAAAAACACTGGTTCCTCGCGGACGGAATTGCTGCCGATCTGTTTATTTTGTAAGCGGTACGAAGTTCAAAATAAAAAAAAAT encodes:
- the lnt gene encoding apolipoprotein N-acyltransferase codes for the protein MKYLLLSLISALLLSISWPTYGVPFFIFFALVPLLMMEHEITKFSKIKNKSRAIFGLTYLCFIIWNIVTTGWLYGAKNPDGTHSLMAVVIPVLLNSLFYSIIFQCYHLYKKAQGTYFGLVFFVAIWMVFEKIHLSWELTWPWLNLGNVFADYPKIIQWYDTLGATGGSFWILVINVYAFYTWRIWEAGRKRRSLIINSSVLTIFIVIPILISMVKYQNFDEKPLGSVNVLMLQPELNPYTEKYSKDSLTILSDLLQLAEQNSQGQIDYYIGPETSLPGYGSISETAFDQSTLLNGVKTFLTKHPKSVFATGISSHRFYPNADQKSETAYQTSQGMYVDSYNSAVQIIPNQKVEVYHKGKLVPGVEIFPYINVLKPLLGNAMIDLGGTTASLATDPERKAFSNPFNKGKMAPIICYESIYGEFVTDYVKKGANFLGIMTNDSWWGVTQGHQQLMAYARLRAIETRREIARAANSGISGHINARGDVVADTFYGDKTTLFAKVNLYDKMTFYTKAGDLLSRFSIFVFGFLVFYTLIKKFQNRKKTE
- the folB gene encoding dihydroneopterin aldolase, which produces MTSKIILENLKIYAFHGVLPEEKIIGTTFILNVEVHADLWKATETDDLQDTINYAAVNDILHAEMSIPSQLLEHIIGRIFKKLQVSFPQITFIKIKLTKTNPPMRGEMDGVSIEMAKEIHTK
- the nadA gene encoding quinolinate synthase NadA, with product MSTENLDKAKTNLPVRGFLKIDDLIIPTGDDLVKAILDLKKEKNAVILAHYYQPPAIQDIADYLGDSLQLARAAKDTNADMIAFCGVHFMAEAAKILNPGKKVVLPDTQAGCSLADGCSGEGLRAMRAQYPNALIATYINCNAETKAESDIIVTSSNAETIIKSLPEDRPIIFAPDKNLGRYLAKKTGRDMILWDGSCIVHEAFSMERIAQQLADHPHAKLIAHPESETPVLDLAAFVGSTSALLNYVEKDDAQEFIVATEEGILHEMRKRAPHKKLIPALVFDESCNCSECFYMKRNTLEKLYLCMKYELPEILMDEDLRLRALKPIEAMLELSTTIK
- the gmk gene encoding guanylate kinase; the protein is MNKVIIFSAPSGSGKTTLVKHCLDVFPDLQFSISCTTRDLRGSEVHGIDYHFVSPDEFRQKITEEAFVEFEEVYEDKYYGTLKSEVERIWASGKVVIFDVDVKGGISLKKYFGDQALSIFIMPPSVAELELRLISRGTDDLKTIKTRVHKAADEMAFKNEFDVILINSDLEVAKKNVEDLLKKFLKS
- a CDS encoding YicC/YloC family endoribonuclease, with translation MILSMTGFGRSEGTFDGKKITIDLKSLNSKSFDLNIKMPLRYKEKEFEIRKILNDRILRGKVDCYINVETLDDTNDVTINHDLVKAYIAELRKISGDGPDFEYLKMAIRMPEAISSRPDELNDNEWVFLIEVLNEALMKFNNFRETEGEILQEELGRNIRKIESYLAQVEPYEDVRMDGVKERYRKSMNEFDQIDETRFYQEMAYYTEKLDIAEEKVRLTQHLKYYQEVAKNEDFNGKKLGFISQEIGREINTLGSKANHAEIQKLVVMMKDDLEKIKEQTLNVL
- a CDS encoding PASTA domain-containing protein, which translates into the protein MLKSLFHWKVLVNLLLAAAIFTGLVWLTFRWLEMHTNHGKEIAVPNVMNRSVQDAIKILDDSGLEYEVDSFKYDPKYRPFQVLQIYPSPGSRVKDGRTIIMKVNPRTYAQVSVPDILDRYKGLAFRQLEQVGLKVGDTIFEPSIQRDAVIRMMYNGATLKPGSLLPRFTTIDLVIGAGPKRNISVPNLVGLTVQEAKAIIAQNLFEVGLVEYEDNNNDESDIVYYQDPASYDVRDQGMQIDIWASKKTPAEMGGKIAQLNSIYRIKIDTVAPSQNYYEDPMYRAPERRTQPQVERAVPVTPQREAPKPEVKSTEAPKTATDQKTTVTTPKTTTPKTTTPKATTAPKPDEKPKAKKVIVE
- a CDS encoding RluA family pseudouridine synthase — translated: MTDEHEQFSEEEIPDQESNEAESEGLYEHLSIKVDRGQEPLRIDKFLFIFRQNSSRNKISQTCRAGNVVVNGVPVKQNYRVKPGDEISVLLTKPPRENIIIPQDISINIVYEDDDVVIVDKAAGMVVHPGHGNYDGTLINALAFHFEKNGQKSDLDRVGLVHRIDKDTSGLLVIAKNEYALSFLAKQFFERKTKRLYWAFVWGNVAEDEGTITGNIGRHLKNRMQMAVFEDGSLGKHAVTHYKVLERFRYITWVECKLETGRTHQIRAHFKHIGHTLFNDERYEGNHILKGVNMPKYKQFVKNVFEILPRHALHAHTLGFIHPTTKEEMYFESPMPQDMDEAVKKWRNYLES
- a CDS encoding PorP/SprF family type IX secretion system membrane protein, which translates into the protein MRKIYTLFFVVVFFGTYKSQETLPYYQQYLLEGDFLFNPALYGKTDDVVLNLNYQKQFSQFDQSPNVQSIGMHANVFDRVGAGLTFFRDQNGPISANGIGAGASYFIPLDDDGERKSQFSFGTNVNFYNLSIDLGALNPQDPGDPTLSSDANSLFLVYANLGMAVTYRNFFAGVSVNDIALTNDIPIVNGIEPEPTKFIINAGYDYYLNEQLYVTPSVSMNFNTNSTRITDLNLMGTAVGDQNSFSAGASMRSSKNQFGSQNLGISPIVKATVNNFFFGATYNFGLSDIQEYAGSSFMLSVGYNIENFINSRGFRY
- the hemW gene encoding radical SAM family heme chaperone HemW: MIYLHIPFCKQKCSYCNFHFSTSLNYKEDMVAAIKKEIFLRKDELESQNLKSLYFGGGTPSILKVKELQSIIDEVLKYFAFEADIEITLEANPDDLDKNFLMELSKTPFNRLSIGTQSFFEADLKLMNRAHTSNEAEDSIKRAQDFGFENISIDLIYGSPTSSFDIWKENLNKTIELQVPHISSYALTVEPKTALNTWISQGKIAAPKETEQHEEFFYMTEFLKGQGFDHYEISNFGKPSFHSKHNSAYWNYEAYLGIGPSAHSYNGRNERSWNIANNQLYINSLNQNKPAKETEILTQKDQFNEMLMIGLRTTWGVNLSSLKEKFSSELTESFQTQIQQKIADGILVIENNYLKIPEKHWFLADGIAADLFIL